One part of the Algibacter sp. L1A34 genome encodes these proteins:
- the nirD gene encoding nitrite reductase small subunit NirD has protein sequence MDTILSQYKATAISDVTVWFKAGAVADFFENGGGCVKYKGKQIAVFNFTRTKQWFACQNVCPHKMEMVLSRGMLGDDKGVPKVACPLHKKTFSLETGENLNGDLDAIATYPVKIEEENVYIGFSD, from the coding sequence ATGGATACAATACTTTCTCAATATAAAGCTACTGCAATAAGCGATGTTACTGTTTGGTTTAAGGCGGGTGCTGTTGCCGATTTTTTTGAAAACGGAGGAGGATGTGTAAAATATAAAGGAAAGCAAATAGCTGTTTTTAATTTTACAAGAACAAAACAATGGTTTGCCTGTCAAAATGTATGTCCACATAAAATGGAAATGGTCTTATCAAGAGGTATGTTAGGCGATGATAAAGGAGTTCCTAAAGTAGCTTGTCCATTACATAAAAAAACATTCTCATTAGAAACAGGTGAGAATTTAAATGGAGATTTAGATGCCATTGCAACTTATCCTGTTAAGATTGAAGAAGAAAATGTGTATATTGGCTTTTCAGATTAA
- a CDS encoding DUF4202 domain-containing protein, which produces MKPTRFETAIALIDKKNAEDVNTYSVSGMEYPKELLYSQRMSRTLLQFDSNASKALQIAARAQHICRWKSARNEYPMDRAGYLKWRQDLKQMHAELTSDILKEVGYDDEFIDRVKAIVLKKLIKKNKESQTIEDVICLVFLDFYFDEFAAKHSDEKIIDILQKTWKKMSDEGHAEALKIKFSEKSLALVKQAIS; this is translated from the coding sequence ATGAAACCTACAAGATTTGAAACTGCAATTGCTTTAATTGATAAAAAAAATGCTGAAGATGTGAATACGTATTCCGTTTCGGGTATGGAGTATCCAAAGGAATTATTGTATTCGCAACGCATGAGTAGAACCTTGTTACAGTTTGATTCAAATGCTTCTAAAGCCTTGCAAATAGCAGCTAGAGCACAGCATATTTGCCGTTGGAAAAGTGCTAGAAATGAATATCCAATGGATCGTGCTGGTTATTTAAAATGGCGTCAAGATTTAAAACAAATGCATGCTGAATTAACCAGTGATATTTTGAAGGAAGTAGGTTATGACGATGAATTTATAGATCGTGTTAAGGCTATTGTACTTAAAAAACTAATTAAGAAAAATAAAGAATCTCAGACTATTGAGGATGTTATTTGTTTAGTCTTTCTTGATTTTTACTTCGATGAATTTGCTGCTAAACACAGCGATGAAAAAATAATTGATATTCTACAAAAAACTTGGAAAAAAATGTCTGATGAAGGCCATGCCGAGGCATTGAAAATTAAGTTTTCCGAAAAGAGTTTGGCTTTAGTAAAACAAGCTATTTCTTAA
- a CDS encoding ATP-binding protein, with amino-acid sequence MTKNGNSLDQRTFGKLSRLYIIALSTIALSVILSNIFVRQHLKAQQSDSTVINVAGRQRMLSQKLTKEILLLATAETPEARTVIKDRLKKTLLLWQLSHNALQEGDAELGLPAKNSKDISIKFKALNVVFEVIEEAAQRIISSVESNEELTSVSFNKDVNLVRDNEGDFLLIMDQIVNQYSLEADQKVRWLGKLETLLMVLTLVILLGELLFIFWPTAKSVRATLAELLKAEKHAKKMAFDADELSFAKEKSIKELRALSQAMDETLLFARILSSGQIIHIGNKFSRRFKFSRFNDTAMFWNVMSSVESEKIAFENLVTKYKKTGWQGEVKATTKEDESVWLEMAIIPFSPNDEKTELLIIASEITERKAGQLEIERLNKKNFQEEISQQKIISSKIIENQEKEQNRIAKDVHDGIGQMLTGLKYNLESININDIEKTASKIEHLKELTTNIIKGVRTATFNLTPPELSDHGIVPAIIKLTKELARLTGKDIVFFNKTDFSDRLDSLVEINIYRITQEAINNAIKYADSTHILVSLTHSKNILSIVIDDNGKGFDPQNVKNFKNADGGMGMTFMKERIKYIDGRLFLSSEEGKGTRVTLNIPLNDD; translated from the coding sequence ATGACAAAAAACGGCAATTCTTTAGATCAGCGTACGTTTGGTAAATTGAGTCGTTTATATATTATTGCCTTAAGTACCATTGCTTTATCGGTAATTTTAAGTAATATTTTTGTTCGCCAGCATTTAAAGGCGCAGCAAAGCGATTCTACTGTTATAAATGTGGCGGGTAGGCAACGTATGCTGAGTCAAAAACTTACCAAAGAGATTTTATTGCTTGCTACTGCAGAAACTCCAGAAGCAAGAACTGTTATTAAAGATCGGTTAAAGAAAACATTGTTGCTTTGGCAATTATCCCATAATGCTTTGCAGGAAGGGGATGCTGAGCTAGGTTTACCTGCGAAAAATAGCAAAGATATTTCCATAAAATTTAAAGCATTAAATGTTGTTTTTGAAGTTATAGAAGAAGCTGCACAGCGCATTATTTCTAGTGTTGAAAGTAATGAGGAGTTGACATCAGTAAGTTTTAATAAAGATGTTAATTTGGTAAGAGATAACGAGGGTGATTTCTTGTTAATCATGGATCAAATAGTTAATCAGTACAGTTTAGAAGCGGATCAAAAAGTACGCTGGTTAGGCAAGTTGGAAACGCTTTTGATGGTTTTGACCTTAGTCATTTTATTAGGAGAATTACTCTTTATATTCTGGCCAACGGCAAAATCGGTTAGAGCAACGCTCGCCGAATTATTAAAAGCTGAAAAGCATGCAAAAAAAATGGCCTTCGATGCTGATGAGTTAAGCTTTGCAAAAGAAAAATCTATCAAAGAATTACGTGCTTTAAGTCAGGCAATGGATGAGACTCTGTTGTTTGCACGTATTCTATCTAGCGGACAAATTATTCACATTGGTAATAAGTTTTCAAGACGCTTTAAATTCTCTAGGTTTAATGATACGGCTATGTTTTGGAATGTTATGTCTTCTGTGGAAAGTGAAAAAATAGCATTTGAAAATTTAGTAACAAAATATAAAAAAACAGGTTGGCAAGGCGAAGTAAAGGCTACTACTAAAGAAGATGAAAGCGTTTGGTTAGAGATGGCAATTATTCCGTTTAGCCCAAATGATGAAAAAACGGAATTATTAATTATAGCTTCGGAAATTACAGAACGAAAAGCGGGACAATTAGAAATTGAACGCTTAAATAAAAAGAATTTTCAGGAAGAGATAAGTCAGCAAAAAATTATTTCTAGTAAAATTATTGAGAATCAAGAAAAGGAGCAAAACCGTATAGCTAAAGATGTTCATGATGGTATTGGACAAATGCTCACGGGTTTAAAATATAATTTGGAAAGCATAAATATTAATGATATAGAAAAAACGGCTTCCAAAATAGAACACCTTAAAGAACTTACCACTAATATTATAAAAGGTGTGCGTACGGCAACGTTTAATTTAACACCGCCGGAATTATCTGATCATGGTATTGTACCAGCAATAATTAAACTTACAAAAGAATTGGCAAGACTTACCGGAAAGGATATTGTGTTTTTTAATAAAACCGATTTTTCTGATCGGTTAGATTCTTTAGTTGAAATAAATATTTATAGAATAACTCAAGAAGCGATTAATAATGCCATAAAATATGCCGATTCCACTCATATTTTGGTGTCTTTAACTCATAGCAAAAATATACTAAGTATTGTTATTGATGATAACGGAAAAGGTTTTGATCCTCAAAATGTGAAAAACTTCAAAAATGCCGATGGAGGTATGGGTATGACTTTTATGAAAGAACGCATAAAGTATATCGATGGTCGTTTATTTTTAAGTTCAGAAGAAGGAAAAGGAACTCGAGTTACTTTAAATATTCCTTTAAATGATGATTGA
- a CDS encoding response regulator transcription factor, whose protein sequence is MDIINVVLADDHVLVRDGIKALLEDQSGIVVIDEASNGKEALEVIKTNKPHVLIIDIRMPEMNGIDAVREVNRLYTDVRTLVLSMHDSEEYVLQAIQAGADGYLLKGASKEEFLKALNKVASGGKYFTGDVSAIIMNNFVNGNTNTAVAPKVKPIEDPFKLTKREKQILNLVLQLKNNKDIADELNISKRTAEVHRFNLMKKLEVKNLMELSNKAKEFGLE, encoded by the coding sequence ATGGATATTATTAATGTTGTACTAGCAGATGATCATGTTTTAGTTCGCGATGGAATAAAAGCGCTTTTAGAAGATCAGTCTGGTATAGTTGTTATAGATGAAGCTTCGAATGGAAAAGAGGCTCTAGAGGTCATTAAAACCAATAAACCTCACGTACTAATTATAGATATACGTATGCCTGAAATGAATGGTATTGATGCCGTTAGAGAGGTTAATAGATTATATACAGATGTTCGAACACTGGTACTGTCTATGCATGATTCCGAAGAATATGTGTTACAAGCTATTCAAGCAGGAGCCGATGGTTACTTATTAAAAGGAGCAAGTAAAGAGGAGTTTTTAAAAGCCTTGAATAAAGTAGCTTCTGGTGGAAAATATTTTACGGGAGACGTATCGGCTATTATCATGAATAACTTTGTTAATGGTAATACAAATACTGCTGTTGCTCCAAAGGTAAAACCAATAGAAGATCCATTTAAACTTACAAAACGAGAAAAACAAATACTTAATTTAGTACTTCAGCTAAAAAATAACAAAGATATTGCAGATGAGCTAAACATTAGTAAACGCACAGCAGAGGTGCATCGTTTTAACCTGATGAAAAAACTGGAAGTTAAAAATTTAATGGAACTATCTAATAAAGCCAAGGAATTCGGGTTAGAATAA
- a CDS encoding MFS transporter has protein sequence MANLAQEKSTTLSLLDFKSVSTRTFWITSISFFMCFFAWFGIVPFMPDVVKDLGLTPDQKWNSIILAVSGTVFARLLIGKLCDKYGPRLCYTWLLTIGAIPVILCGLVQTPTQFLICRLFIGFIGASFVITQVHTSLMYAPNIVGTANATSAGWGNLGGGANRLGMPLIAAAVVSFGVADADAWRYSMIVAGIVCFCMGIIYFFFTKDTLNGNFKDLRASGEMVSTKKDQIGFLEVLKDYRVWILFVVYAASFGIELTVYGTMDDYLQNTFQLERVTAGNIVLSFALMNIFARTLGGFFGDKFGKLKGLRGRVLFLAFILTIQGLMLITFSTTTSIMVGVTFLILFSLSVQMAEGATFSVVPFINKKAIGSVSGIVGAGGNVGAFLAAMLLKSQSAVAEKGAIIASQGLGEEAIKVAQSAASATAVSSGYFIIGVTVVLTAVVSLTIRFSTEDEKVAKEESIVEPENLILVK, from the coding sequence ATGGCAAATTTAGCACAAGAAAAGTCAACAACACTAAGTTTATTAGATTTTAAAAGCGTTTCTACACGTACGTTTTGGATCACGTCAATATCATTTTTCATGTGTTTCTTCGCATGGTTTGGTATTGTTCCGTTTATGCCTGATGTGGTTAAAGATTTAGGTTTAACACCAGATCAAAAATGGAATTCTATAATTCTAGCTGTTTCAGGAACCGTATTTGCGCGTTTGCTTATTGGTAAATTATGTGATAAGTATGGCCCAAGATTATGTTATACTTGGTTACTTACTATTGGTGCAATACCGGTTATATTATGTGGTTTGGTTCAAACACCAACGCAATTTTTAATTTGTAGATTATTTATAGGTTTCATTGGAGCCTCATTTGTTATCACGCAAGTACATACATCTTTAATGTATGCGCCAAATATTGTAGGTACAGCAAACGCAACATCTGCAGGATGGGGAAACCTTGGTGGAGGAGCAAATCGTTTAGGTATGCCGTTAATTGCTGCCGCTGTTGTTAGTTTTGGTGTAGCCGATGCCGATGCATGGAGATATTCTATGATTGTTGCAGGGATTGTTTGTTTCTGTATGGGAATTATTTATTTCTTCTTTACTAAAGATACGCTTAACGGAAACTTTAAAGATTTGAGAGCTTCAGGAGAGATGGTTTCAACTAAAAAAGATCAAATTGGGTTTTTAGAAGTTTTAAAAGATTATAGAGTTTGGATTTTATTTGTTGTTTATGCAGCAAGCTTTGGAATAGAATTAACGGTTTATGGTACTATGGATGATTATCTGCAAAACACCTTTCAATTAGAGCGTGTTACAGCAGGAAACATCGTGTTATCATTCGCATTAATGAATATTTTTGCAAGAACACTAGGTGGGTTTTTTGGAGATAAATTCGGAAAATTAAAAGGCTTAAGAGGTCGAGTTTTATTCTTAGCATTTATTTTAACAATACAAGGCTTAATGCTTATTACGTTCTCTACAACAACGAGTATTATGGTTGGTGTAACGTTCTTAATATTATTTAGTTTATCAGTTCAAATGGCAGAAGGCGCAACGTTTTCGGTAGTGCCATTTATTAATAAAAAAGCTATAGGTTCGGTTTCAGGAATTGTTGGAGCAGGAGGAAATGTAGGTGCCTTTTTAGCAGCAATGCTATTAAAATCACAATCGGCCGTAGCAGAAAAAGGCGCTATAATAGCCAGTCAAGGCTTAGGCGAAGAGGCCATTAAGGTCGCTCAATCAGCAGCATCAGCTACCGCAGTTTCTAGTGGCTATTTCATAATTGGTGTCACTGTGGTTTTAACTGCGGTAGTTTCTTTAACGATACGTTTTTCAACGGAAGATGAAAAGGTAGCGAAAGAAGAATCTATAGTAGAGCCCGAAAACTTAATTCTAGTGAAGTAA